From one Triticum urartu cultivar G1812 chromosome 3, Tu2.1, whole genome shotgun sequence genomic stretch:
- the LOC125543818 gene encoding YTH domain-containing protein ECT1-like isoform X2 encodes MEMAPELLYGQNVYVPTAVNSYTYGYAEVGSPMDWYNHQNSLGYDAQDVYFPAFQTDGTQCVYYATPDNGSVHPSYSPYPMDPGYIVDGSYLPQEYVPDADPTCQFQNHSMMPIVQLHNSLPMKQELGNGSMVPVKPLHTPQAPTNVLDSPMAAAKHSPKAKLSGNDCFACVGSDPQKWASAEKFQPTSKSSGQLKAHGSSNAEKHSGQRSPAIVAKSYTSRLIVGNSDGTIIIRPDQYNGNDLRVDNPYAKFFVIKSIGEADIHKSIKYGVWSSSSSGNSKLDCAYRDADRIAKRNSTKCPVFLFFSVNGSGHFCGLAEMVGPVDFHKDMDFWCQDKWTGCFPVRWHIIKDVPNYTLQNILLQNNENKPVTHSRDTQEVPYVPGISVLKILKDIKVKECLFDDFMRYEEDEARIKQRRWSKLSHNAPDFVPVSQRKSDASDLQMPKFGGVLIDRTLEIQNMSEKPHDCNGIKQQDAVERQVGSEAGKENGHQENRFYGKQDNEKAPRSSTSQPQTSTLKMSMDGKQQYWKKVENPKPNPDGAGHGSSKLRENGVNISSAIVRLEAPEDDSIVAKVGSLTISSKTRKAEDKSPLVDVVTIGSLPIRVNKSVA; translated from the exons ATGGAAATGGCCCCTGAATTATTGTATGGACAAAATGTATATGTTCCAACTGCTGTAAATTCCTATACATATGGTTATGCAG AAGTTGGATCACCTATGGATTGGTATAACCATCAGAACTCTCTAGGGTATGATGCTCAAGATGTTTATTTTCCG GCTTTCCAGACTGACGGCACACAGTGTGTTTACTATGCTACCCCTGACAATGGATCAGTTCATCCTTCCTACAGCCCTTACCCTATGGATCCTGGTTACATAGTTGATGGATCTTATCTGCCACAAGAATATGTCCCTGATGCTGACCCTACATGCCAA TTTCAGAATCACTCAATGATGCCAATTGTTCAGTTGCATAACTCACTTCCAATGAAGCAAGAGCTGGGAAATGGGTCCATGGTGCCTGTTAAACCTCTTCATACCCCACAG GCACCTACAAATGTGCTTGACAGTCCAATGGCTGCTGCCAAGCATTCACCAAAGGCAAAATTATCTGGAAATGATTGTTTTGCGTGTGTCGGATCTGATCCTCAGAAGTGGGCTTCAGCTGAGAAATTTCAGCCTACTTCGAAGTCGAGTGGTCAACTAAAGGCACATGGCTCTAGTAATGCGGAGAAACATAGCGGCCAAAGGTCACCAGCCATAGTTGCAAAATCCTACACGTCAAGGCTGATTGTTGGGAACTCAGATGGGACAATCATTATAAGACCTGACCAATACAACGGTAATGACCTCCGAGTGGACAATCCCTATGCAAAGTTCTTCGTTATCAAGTCAATTGGTGAGGCGGATATCCACAAATCAATTAAGTATGGTGTATGGTCTAGTTCCTCCAGTGGAAATAGCAAGCTGGATTGCGCATATAGGGATGCTGACCGAATAGCTAAGCGGAATTCTACAAAGTGTCCAGTTTTTCTGTTCTTTTCT GTGAATGGTAGCGGGCACTTTTGTGGCTTGGCCGAGATGGTTGGTCCTGTCGATTTTCATAAGGACATGGACTTCTGGTGCCAGGATAAATGGACTGGTTGCTTTCCTGTAAGATGGCATATAATCAAAGACGTACCTAACTATACTTTGCAGAATATCTTGCTTCAGAATAATGAAAATAAGCCTGTCACACACAGCAGAGATACCCAAGAG GTCCCATATGTTCCTGGAATATCTGTGCTCAAGATCTTGAAGGATATCAAAGTGAAGGAGTGCCTATTTGACGATTTTATGAGATACGAGGAAGATGAAGCAAGAATTAAGCAGCGCAGATGGTCCAAGTTGAGTCACAATGCTCCAGATTTTGTGCCTGTCTCACAGCGTAAGAGCGATGCCTCAGATCTTCAGATGCCAAAATTTGGTGGTGTGCTGATAGACAGAACATTGGAGATACAGAACATGTCAGAGAAGCCACATGATTGTAATGGCATCAAACAACAGGATGCTGTTGAAAGACAAGTTGGTAGTGAGGCTGGGAAAGAAAATGGGCATCAAGAAAACCGTTTTTATGGCAAGCAGGATAATGAAAAAGCGCCTAGATCTTCAACTAGCCAGCCACAAACTTCAACCTTGAAAATGAGCATGGATGGGAAGCAACAATACTGGAAGAAGGTGGAAAACCCTAAACCGAATCCTGATGGTGCTGGACATGGATCGTCAAAATTGCGTGAGAACGGAGTTAATATTAGCTCGGCAATTGTCAGATTGGAGGCACCTGAAGATGATTCAATTGTTGCGAAAGTTGGTTCTCTTACAATCAGTTCCAAGACAAGGAAGGCTGAAGATAAGAGTCCCTTGGTTGATGTTGTGACCATTGGCTCGTTGCCAATCCGGgtcaacaaatctgttgcttag
- the LOC125543818 gene encoding uncharacterized protein LOC125543818 isoform X1: MEMAPELLYGQNVYVPTAVNSYTYGYAEVGSPMDWYNHQNSLGYDAQDVYFPAFQTDGTQCVYYATPDNGSVHPSYSPYPMDPGYIVDGSYLPQEYVPDADPTCQVVPSSYYIPSVLPYAVDSVLGITATSLHPSSVAFIPSMPAYAVTSTNHVLPSMALVAPKNDVVVNPPVQSTIVSSKQFQNHSMMPIVQLHNSLPMKQELGNGSMVPVKPLHTPQAPTNVLDSPMAAAKHSPKAKLSGNDCFACVGSDPQKWASAEKFQPTSKSSGQLKAHGSSNAEKHSGQRSPAIVAKSYTSRLIVGNSDGTIIIRPDQYNGNDLRVDNPYAKFFVIKSIGEADIHKSIKYGVWSSSSSGNSKLDCAYRDADRIAKRNSTKCPVFLFFSVNGSGHFCGLAEMVGPVDFHKDMDFWCQDKWTGCFPVRWHIIKDVPNYTLQNILLQNNENKPVTHSRDTQEVPYVPGISVLKILKDIKVKECLFDDFMRYEEDEARIKQRRWSKLSHNAPDFVPVSQRKSDASDLQMPKFGGVLIDRTLEIQNMSEKPHDCNGIKQQDAVERQVGSEAGKENGHQENRFYGKQDNEKAPRSSTSQPQTSTLKMSMDGKQQYWKKVENPKPNPDGAGHGSSKLRENGVNISSAIVRLEAPEDDSIVAKVGSLTISSKTRKAEDKSPLVDVVTIGSLPIRVNKSVA; encoded by the exons ATGGAAATGGCCCCTGAATTATTGTATGGACAAAATGTATATGTTCCAACTGCTGTAAATTCCTATACATATGGTTATGCAG AAGTTGGATCACCTATGGATTGGTATAACCATCAGAACTCTCTAGGGTATGATGCTCAAGATGTTTATTTTCCG GCTTTCCAGACTGACGGCACACAGTGTGTTTACTATGCTACCCCTGACAATGGATCAGTTCATCCTTCCTACAGCCCTTACCCTATGGATCCTGGTTACATAGTTGATGGATCTTATCTGCCACAAGAATATGTCCCTGATGCTGACCCTACATGCCAAGTAGTTCCCTCATCTTATTACATTCCATCTGTTCTTCCTTATGCAGTAGATAGTGTCCTAGGAATCACTGCCACATCTCTCCACCCATCTAGTGTTGCATTCATTCCAAGCATGCCAGCTTATGCTGTAACATCCACAAATCATGTGTTACCTTCGATGGCTCTTGTTGCCCCGAAAAATGATGTTGTCGTGAATCCGCCTGTACAATCAACAATTGTCTCTTCAAAGCAGTTTCAGAATCACTCAATGATGCCAATTGTTCAGTTGCATAACTCACTTCCAATGAAGCAAGAGCTGGGAAATGGGTCCATGGTGCCTGTTAAACCTCTTCATACCCCACAG GCACCTACAAATGTGCTTGACAGTCCAATGGCTGCTGCCAAGCATTCACCAAAGGCAAAATTATCTGGAAATGATTGTTTTGCGTGTGTCGGATCTGATCCTCAGAAGTGGGCTTCAGCTGAGAAATTTCAGCCTACTTCGAAGTCGAGTGGTCAACTAAAGGCACATGGCTCTAGTAATGCGGAGAAACATAGCGGCCAAAGGTCACCAGCCATAGTTGCAAAATCCTACACGTCAAGGCTGATTGTTGGGAACTCAGATGGGACAATCATTATAAGACCTGACCAATACAACGGTAATGACCTCCGAGTGGACAATCCCTATGCAAAGTTCTTCGTTATCAAGTCAATTGGTGAGGCGGATATCCACAAATCAATTAAGTATGGTGTATGGTCTAGTTCCTCCAGTGGAAATAGCAAGCTGGATTGCGCATATAGGGATGCTGACCGAATAGCTAAGCGGAATTCTACAAAGTGTCCAGTTTTTCTGTTCTTTTCT GTGAATGGTAGCGGGCACTTTTGTGGCTTGGCCGAGATGGTTGGTCCTGTCGATTTTCATAAGGACATGGACTTCTGGTGCCAGGATAAATGGACTGGTTGCTTTCCTGTAAGATGGCATATAATCAAAGACGTACCTAACTATACTTTGCAGAATATCTTGCTTCAGAATAATGAAAATAAGCCTGTCACACACAGCAGAGATACCCAAGAG GTCCCATATGTTCCTGGAATATCTGTGCTCAAGATCTTGAAGGATATCAAAGTGAAGGAGTGCCTATTTGACGATTTTATGAGATACGAGGAAGATGAAGCAAGAATTAAGCAGCGCAGATGGTCCAAGTTGAGTCACAATGCTCCAGATTTTGTGCCTGTCTCACAGCGTAAGAGCGATGCCTCAGATCTTCAGATGCCAAAATTTGGTGGTGTGCTGATAGACAGAACATTGGAGATACAGAACATGTCAGAGAAGCCACATGATTGTAATGGCATCAAACAACAGGATGCTGTTGAAAGACAAGTTGGTAGTGAGGCTGGGAAAGAAAATGGGCATCAAGAAAACCGTTTTTATGGCAAGCAGGATAATGAAAAAGCGCCTAGATCTTCAACTAGCCAGCCACAAACTTCAACCTTGAAAATGAGCATGGATGGGAAGCAACAATACTGGAAGAAGGTGGAAAACCCTAAACCGAATCCTGATGGTGCTGGACATGGATCGTCAAAATTGCGTGAGAACGGAGTTAATATTAGCTCGGCAATTGTCAGATTGGAGGCACCTGAAGATGATTCAATTGTTGCGAAAGTTGGTTCTCTTACAATCAGTTCCAAGACAAGGAAGGCTGAAGATAAGAGTCCCTTGGTTGATGTTGTGACCATTGGCTCGTTGCCAATCCGGgtcaacaaatctgttgcttag